The following coding sequences are from one Panicum hallii strain FIL2 chromosome 5, PHallii_v3.1, whole genome shotgun sequence window:
- the LOC112895640 gene encoding putative invertase inhibitor: MASRASFAGVRAVLSVFLVAAASAGPAPAPTAAPSSKYSVEEACKQAAGHHDLCVATLSADPSTKTANTAGLARVAIQAAQRNASETATYLSSIYDDDSLESKTAQLQQCLEDCGERYESAVEQLSDATSAVDSGAFSESEALVAASQAEVKLCQRGCQAVPDQRNILTARNREVDQLCSIALAITKLIRGPPS; encoded by the exons ATGGCTTCCAGAGCGTCCTTCGCCGGCGTCCGCGCCGTGCTCTCCGTCTTCCTCGTCGCGGCGGCGTCCGCAggccccgcgccggcgcccaCGGCCGCTCCGTCGAGCAAGTACTCCGTCGAGGAGGCGTGCAAGCAGGCCGCGGGGCACCACGACCTGTGCGTGGCGACGCTGTCCGCGGACCCGTCGACCAAGACGGCCAACACGGCGGGGCTGGCCCGGGTGGCCATCCAGGCGGCGCAGCGGAACGCGTCGGAGACGGCCACCTACCTCTCCAGCATCTACGACGACGACAGCCTCGAGAGCAAGACGGCGCAGCTGCAGCAGTGCCTCGAGGACTGCGGCGAGAG GTACGAGTCGGCGGTGGAGCAGCTGTCGGACGCGACGTCGGCGGTGGACTCTGGGGCGTTCAGCGAGTCGGAGGCGCTGGTGGCGGCGAGCCAGGCGGAGGTGAAGCTGTGCCAGAGGGGGTGCCAGGCCGTGCCGGACCAGCGCAACATCCTCACGGCGCGCAACCGGGAGGTCGACCAGCTCTGCAGCATCGCGCTCGCCATCACCAAGCTCATCCGCGGGCCACCATCGTGA
- the LOC112895059 gene encoding dual specificity protein phosphatase PHS1-like, translating to MEDREATQPEEAAEARGQEQPSSIPPKENEDTDLKLSSRVVSLLFGGDISTPAQTFEKWLSLVRKRSGAFRPSGFPHRGSRIEVMPSGSFSLFGSGDLSEHLVREEPVGKDLLTCDQPAEISLWERLGNASTLDIESSEFSWDVLSSLHHTEHSSGSELSEDEMNKALEVTVNSGGVVFFALFSSSGNSELAKEAAAVIKFSSSKMATQAERLGYEFARLLGVQTPQARAVYNSSPEWQGIKHAAENARAVAVSNNDEVGEMTCSELLEALELSRCLLLMSYIHGSPLLESSKAFNSREAACVTASSLGRVLMLDLILRNEDRLPCRQLGWRGNPANLMISDRSSSPHVDRLQDCKSTTESSNQLITKILLREKRSHSVSGRFDSMELDPMSKKVEAFKNERENTESTNGTFCIVAIDTGVPRRPPAGRRTKDHERYPKVVELILNSSDYSASILYEISGGKLGHPGPDEVTSTDSCLSLSDEDNAVAIHEFRGSFRAALRDLEGFHLFLLQLYQKLDGLLRLFLSIITKSSEESDNNDSVLLDFPSPGASYSTPSKQLNNELPSDSEMLKSTTKYLSAGSRGSTDSASPLSRDSWSNKYFKGSAEAPRNFRMTMKLRDFYKNPKVDPELLKEIEQWNEVLKTDVIKFCQENNFHSGFFDGTENNMVADAYELKVRLEHIIERIALISDAANTERPSLVVTNLFIGGALAARSKYTLQHLGITHILCLCSNEIGQSDSQFPDLFEYKNFSISDDDDANISDLFEEASDFIDHVNHVGGKVLVHCFEGKSRSATVVLAFLMLRMGFTLAKAWNLLKKVHRRAQPNDGFAKALLALDKKLHGKVSMDWQHKRPEMKVCPICSKNVGLSTSSLKLHLQKAHKRLSAGSVDSAMTMEIQKSIESLRISRGGSLSPSQKLTKAFAGELSF from the exons ATGGAAGATCGGGAGGCGACGCAGCcagaggaggcggcggaggcgcgcggccaGGAGCAGCCCTCCTCCATTCCTCCCAAG GAAAACGAGGATACAGATCTGAAGCTATCCTCTCGA GTGGTTTCTTTATTATTTGGTGGTGATATATCCACACCAGCCCAAACATTTGAGAAATGGCTGTCATTAGTACGTAAGAGGAGTGGGGCATTCCGGCCATCAGGGTTCCCACATCGAGGTTCAAGGATTGAAGTCATGCCAAGTGGAAGCTTCTCATTATTTGGTAGTGGGGACTTAAG TGAGCATTTGGTTAGAGAAGAACCAGTAGGGAAAGATCTTTTGACTTGCGATCAACCTGCTGAAATAAGCTTGTGGGAGAGACTTGGGAATGCTTCTACACTAGACATCGAGTCATCAGAATTTTCATGGGACGTCCTGTCATCTCTGCATCATACAGAACATAGTAGTGGTTCGGAACTCTCTGAAGATGAAATGAACAAAGCTCTCGAG GTGACTGTAAACTCTGGTGGTGTAGTGTTCTTTGCACTATTTAGTTCTTCAGGTAACAGTGAATTAGCCAAAGAAGCAGCAGCTGTTATAAAGTTCTCATCATCAAAGATGGCAACACAGGCAGAACGTTTGGGTTATGAATTTGCAAGATTGCTTGGAGTCCAGACACCACAA GCTAGAGCAGTCTACAATTCTAGCCCAGAGTGGCAGGGGATTAAGCATGCTGCAGAAAATGCACGGGCAGTAGCCGTTTCAAATAATGATGAGGTGGGTGAGATGACTTGCTCAGAGTTGCTGGAAGCTCTTGAGCTAAGCCGCTGCCTTCTTCTAATGAG TTATATACATGGCTCCCCACTACTTGAGAGTTCAAAGGCATTCAATTCGCGAGAAGCTGCTTGTGTTACTGCTTCATCCCTGGGAAGGGTTTTGATGCTTGATCTAATACTCCGGAATGAGGACAGACTCCCATGCCGTCAGCTTGGTTGGCGTGGTAATCCTGCAAATCTGATGATTTCAGATAGATCATCGTCACCCCATGTGGATAGATTGCAAGATTGCAAGAGCACCACAGAAAGCTCCAATCAACTGATTACAAAAATTTTGCTTAGAGAAAAGCGGTCTCACTCTGTGAGTGGGAGGTTTGATTCTATGGAATTGGATCCCATGTCAAAAAAAGTTGAAGCATTCAAGAATGAAAGAGAAAATACTGAAAGTACAAATGGCACCTTTTGCATTGTGGCAATTGACACTGGTGTTCCCCGTCGCCCCCCTGCAGGGCGACGTACCAAAGATCATGAGCGGTATCCCAAAGTTGTGGAGCTCATTTTGAATAGCTCAGACTATTCCGCAAGTATCCTGTATGAAATTTCTGGTGGTAAGCTTGGGCATCCAGGACCTGATGAGGTTACTTCCACCGATTCTTGTTTATCCCTTTCTGATGAAGACAATGCTGTAGCGATTCATGAATTCCGAGGATCATTTCGTGCAGCTCTAAGGGATCTGGAGGGGTTCCACCTATTTCTTCTCCAGCTTTACCAAAAACTGGATGGCCTTTTGCGACTTTTTTTGTCCATAATTACTAAGAGCTCCGAAGAATCTGACAATAATGATTCTGTACTATTGGATTTTCCTTCACCTGGAGCCAGCTATAGTACTCCTAGTAAGCAACTGAACAATGAACTGCCGAGCGATTCTGAAATGCTGAAATCCACAACAAAGTACTTGTCTGCTGGATCTCGCGGAAGCACAGATTCAGCTTCTCCTCTATCCAGGGACAGTTGGAGCAACAAATACTTCAAGGGGAGTGCCGAGGCTCCTCGAAATTTTAGGATGACAATGAAACTTCGTGATTTTTACAAGAATCCAAAG GTTGATCCTGAATTGCTCAAAGAGATTGAACAGTGGAATGAAGTACTGAAGACCGATGTTATCAAATTTTGTCAGGAGAACAATTTTCATTCTGGCTTCTTTGATGGAACTGAAAACAACATGGTAGCTGATGCCTATGAATTAAAG GTGCGTCTTGAACACATCATAGAAAGGATAGCCTTGATCTCCGATGCTGCCAATACAGAGCGACCTTCTCTTGTTGTCACCAACTTGTTCATAGGTGGGGCTCTGGCAGCAAGGTCTAAATACACCCTTCAGCATTTGGGCATTACCCATATACTATGTTTGTGTTCGAATGAGATTGGTCAATCCGATTCCCAATTTCCTGATCTTTTTGAATACAAGAACTTTTCA ATAAGTGACGATGATGATGCAAACATCAGTGATCTTTTTGAGGAAGCATCAGATTTTATTGATCATGTAAATCATGTAGGAGGTAAGGTTCTGGTTCATTGCTTTGAGGGAAAAAGTCGGAGCGCCACAGTTGTCCTTGCCTTCCTGATGCTTAGAAT GGGCTTCACTCTTGCAAAAGCCTGGAACTTACTGAAGAAGGTGCATCGTCGAGCGCAACCGAACGACGGTTTTGCCAAGGCTCTCCTGGCCCTAGACAAGAAGCTTCATGGCAAGGTGTCCATGGACTGGCAGCACAAGCGGCCTGAAATGAAGGTGTGCCCTATCTGCAGCAAGAACGTCGGGCTGAGCACGAGCTCGCTCAAGCTGCACCTGCAGAAGGCGCACAAGCGGCTCTCCGCAGGCAGTGTCGACAGCGCCATGACCATGGAGATCCAGAAGTCGATCGAGTCCCTCCGGATCAGCCGCGGTGGGAGCCTGAGCCCGTCTCAGAAGCTGACCAAGGCGTTCGCCGGTGAGCTGAGCTTCTGA